A genomic segment from bacterium encodes:
- a CDS encoding LamG-like jellyroll fold domain-containing protein gives MGLRKWIRFRLGRFGKRDLWVFWRRAGLAAAYGIGFLGGVCFWGDPGAGLPSSRADDIVVLQPEMGDNEGTDDGSSSKGKDATFHYDTGENQGWVSPGLVLNSPCNVGLLPLFIQFSTDGMPDQDFSRAEVHLYTDVRFNGVGWPWQPGTWHLALRRVLEEWDEMSLTKDNQPAWDDEILDQRPFATTGGGSWGNPYIEYQDWMRFDVTELYKKWVRGKLPNYGLVLTLEEEHCANGDVILITTSDEENWPEYRPKLVVTRCIQPPQGLVSWWRGENYGPTAEDTIRSFHGELKNGAGRAAGVYGSAWDLDGIDDYIEVDYPTIGDFQDKPFTVEFWINPGSTGSNIYIMGKSHPDNGEGWDMRLNDQKLRLEGTDGWDPAYNWESTGTVPAYQWSHIAISATEDTISIYINGALDGTTTRGTISTASNPFRIGWTTNFGGTPFRGQLDEISIYDRALTADEIQAIYYLAGGGKCQSCFDPYPHLVGWWRANYDGKDSVRNNHARLYNGANFSTGKISGAFNSDGEDDYFLIPDSQFLHADPITIETWVKMDQEETTDGIIVAKHASEAGGHMTYGLWLRDGRWQGRAMVDGILYDVDSGVSAQADTWTHLSLSFDNEFLKIYVNGIEKGAVQAQGSLSYGSEPIVMGNYDRNPSSSNGFKGLIDELAVYSKALSSQEVALLYHAGTLGKCNSEEVFFELMVSGPGVVTYGQMECQDNCSASFPRGSQIELTATPLPGSVFLGWGQDCPCGNQPSCIKILDENNLCSATFQTEEDICPFSILPTSKNVKYRGGTVRVKVQALEEDCSTLSMAWSGSWLDAELKKMRNNKGLVKVKVAPNTSSLPRQGEMNIGGQKLTIFQDGAPCRILGIDPVRASFGSSSEAGQFLVSAPEGCSWNAESLSTDWLNVLSGASGTGDGLVGYEVAENPTGRPRKGKILVTTEAGSSKSHKVKQGTSF, from the coding sequence ATGGGTTTGAGGAAATGGATCAGGTTTAGGCTTGGAAGGTTTGGGAAAAGGGATCTATGGGTTTTTTGGAGAAGGGCTGGGCTGGCTGCAGCCTATGGGATCGGGTTTTTGGGTGGGGTTTGTTTTTGGGGGGATCCTGGGGCAGGGCTTCCCAGCTCCAGAGCCGATGACATCGTTGTTCTACAGCCTGAGATGGGTGATAACGAAGGCACAGATGACGGAAGTTCCTCAAAAGGAAAAGACGCCACATTCCATTATGACACGGGTGAAAACCAAGGCTGGGTGTCACCTGGCCTGGTTCTAAACAGCCCTTGCAATGTAGGGCTTCTGCCTCTTTTCATCCAGTTTTCAACAGATGGCATGCCCGATCAGGATTTCTCCAGGGCCGAAGTCCATCTATACACGGATGTGCGTTTCAATGGTGTAGGCTGGCCCTGGCAGCCCGGGACCTGGCATCTGGCCCTAAGAAGGGTGCTAGAGGAATGGGACGAAATGAGCCTCACAAAGGACAATCAGCCTGCCTGGGATGATGAGATCCTGGACCAGAGACCCTTTGCCACCACAGGTGGAGGATCCTGGGGAAATCCATATATCGAATACCAAGACTGGATGAGATTCGATGTGACAGAACTCTACAAGAAATGGGTGAGGGGAAAGCTGCCCAACTATGGCCTTGTTCTTACCCTTGAAGAAGAGCACTGCGCCAACGGCGACGTAATACTCATCACCACCTCGGATGAGGAAAACTGGCCCGAATACAGGCCCAAACTTGTTGTAACGAGGTGTATTCAACCGCCCCAGGGCCTGGTTTCCTGGTGGAGGGGAGAAAACTATGGGCCTACGGCTGAAGACACCATCAGATCCTTCCACGGTGAGCTAAAAAACGGGGCTGGCCGAGCTGCTGGAGTGTATGGTAGTGCCTGGGATCTGGACGGGATTGATGATTACATAGAGGTGGATTATCCCACAATAGGCGATTTTCAGGACAAACCGTTCACCGTGGAGTTCTGGATCAATCCTGGTTCCACAGGATCCAACATCTACATCATGGGGAAATCCCATCCCGACAATGGTGAAGGTTGGGACATGCGCCTAAATGACCAAAAGCTCAGGCTGGAGGGCACCGATGGCTGGGATCCAGCCTATAACTGGGAAAGCACTGGTACGGTTCCAGCCTATCAATGGAGCCACATAGCAATATCTGCAACCGAGGATACCATCTCCATATACATAAACGGGGCACTTGATGGGACTACCACCAGGGGGACCATCAGCACGGCATCCAATCCTTTCAGGATAGGTTGGACCACTAATTTTGGAGGAACTCCATTTAGGGGCCAGTTGGATGAGATCTCCATATATGACAGGGCCCTGACAGCCGATGAGATACAGGCCATATATTACTTGGCAGGAGGCGGCAAGTGCCAAAGTTGCTTTGACCCATACCCTCACCTTGTGGGTTGGTGGAGAGCTAATTATGATGGGAAAGACAGCGTGCGCAACAACCACGCTCGCTTGTACAACGGAGCCAACTTCAGCACCGGAAAAATCAGTGGCGCATTCAACTCGGATGGTGAGGACGATTACTTTTTGATACCTGACTCCCAGTTCCTGCATGCAGATCCAATTACCATCGAAACATGGGTCAAGATGGACCAGGAAGAGACAACTGATGGGATCATAGTGGCCAAACACGCCTCAGAAGCCGGAGGCCATATGACCTATGGCCTCTGGCTAAGAGATGGCAGGTGGCAGGGCAGGGCCATGGTTGATGGGATTTTGTATGATGTGGACAGTGGAGTTTCTGCCCAGGCCGACACCTGGACGCATCTGAGCCTGAGCTTTGACAATGAATTCTTGAAAATCTATGTGAACGGGATTGAAAAGGGAGCCGTGCAGGCCCAGGGAAGCCTAAGCTATGGCTCTGAGCCCATTGTCATGGGCAACTATGACAGAAATCCCAGTAGTTCCAATGGCTTCAAGGGGCTTATAGATGAGCTGGCAGTCTACTCAAAGGCCCTAAGCTCACAGGAGGTGGCTCTGCTTTATCATGCAGGCACCCTTGGCAAGTGCAATTCAGAAGAGGTTTTCTTCGAGCTTATGGTCTCAGGCCCTGGTGTGGTGACATACGGTCAGATGGAATGCCAGGATAACTGCTCGGCAAGTTTCCCACGAGGCAGCCAAATAGAACTGACAGCAACTCCTTTGCCAGGAAGTGTGTTTCTGGGATGGGGGCAGGACTGCCCATGCGGCAATCAACCCTCCTGTATCAAGATCCTGGATGAAAATAACCTTTGCAGCGCCACTTTCCAAACTGAGGAGGATATTTGTCCTTTCAGCATCCTGCCTACCTCCAAGAACGTGAAATACAGAGGAGGGACCGTGCGAGTCAAGGTGCAGGCCCTGGAGGAGGACTGTTCTACGCTTAGTATGGCTTGGAGTGGATCCTGGCTGGATGCTGAGCTAAAAAAAATGAGAAACAATAAGGGGCTGGTCAAGGTGAAGGTAGCCCCCAACACTAGCAGCCTGCCAAGACAAGGTGAGATGAACATAGGGGGCCAGAAGCTGACGATTTTTCAGGATGGAGCTCCTTGCAGGATCCTTGGGATCGATCCTGTCAGGGCCTCTTTTGGATCCAGCTCAGAAGCGGGGCAGTTTCTTGTCTCGGCTCCGGAGGGCTGCTCATGGAATGCAGAATCTCTTTCTACAGACTGGTTGAATGTGCTCTCAGGGGCATCTGGTACAGGAGATGGTTTGGTAGGCTATGAGGTGGCAGAGAACCCAACGGGCAGACCGAGAAAGGGCAAGATCCTGGTCACCACAGAGGCTGGAAGCAGCAAGAGCCACAAGGTAAAGCAAGGGACTTCCTTCTAA
- the argS gene encoding arginine--tRNA ligase: MIQDSLGRCLGPEDLASLEDVRWVVEIPKRPDHGDFATNAALVLASKVGKKPMELAQLLAESLQDPRGYIQRAQAVPPGFINLFLNRKKVLDVLGLILEQGRDYGRLQTGTRTRVLVEFVSANPTGPLHIGHGRGAALGDALSKVLEAAGFDVSREYYVNDVGRQMEILGRSLYLRYLQELGSEIDFPDDHYRGEYMVELAREFKAIHGEKWAQVEEAQALPAFTEFASKRILEGIREDLEDFRVGYDRWFHESELYSRGEVARYLEGLRSKGLVYEQDEALWFKSSDFGDEKDRVVVRRDGRTTYLASDIAYHADKLDRGFDRLIDIWGADHHGYVPRMKGVIKALGRDPSCLDVILVQMVNLVRNGVPVAMSTRAGEFTTLREVMDEVGVDAARYIFLTRTPDSHLDFDLELAKKQEKENPVYYVQYAHARICSILREAAERGIEPPMPAEARLELLDLPEEWELVKHLVGYPDLIKQAALSLEPHRITYFLDSLASDFHSYYNRGWIDSRARVICSEPELTGARLVLVQAVRQVLANALELLGVSAPEQM, from the coding sequence ATGATCCAGGATTCACTTGGCAGGTGTCTGGGCCCAGAAGATCTGGCTTCCTTGGAAGATGTGAGATGGGTTGTGGAGATCCCCAAGAGGCCTGACCATGGGGACTTTGCCACAAATGCGGCCTTGGTCCTGGCCTCCAAAGTGGGCAAGAAACCCATGGAGCTGGCCCAGCTATTGGCCGAGAGTCTCCAAGATCCAAGAGGTTATATCCAAAGGGCCCAGGCGGTCCCACCTGGATTCATAAATCTTTTCCTGAACAGAAAGAAGGTCTTGGATGTGCTGGGACTGATCCTGGAGCAGGGCAGAGACTACGGCCGCCTCCAAACTGGTACCAGGACCAGGGTGCTGGTGGAATTTGTAAGTGCCAATCCCACAGGCCCCCTGCACATAGGCCATGGTCGGGGAGCGGCTTTGGGGGATGCTCTCTCCAAGGTCCTGGAGGCAGCAGGTTTTGATGTGAGCAGGGAGTACTATGTCAATGACGTGGGAAGGCAGATGGAGATTCTGGGCCGTTCCCTTTACCTGCGTTACCTGCAGGAGCTGGGAAGTGAGATAGATTTTCCGGATGATCACTACCGGGGTGAGTATATGGTGGAGCTGGCCAGGGAGTTTAAGGCCATCCACGGGGAAAAGTGGGCTCAGGTGGAAGAGGCCCAGGCTCTGCCAGCCTTTACGGAGTTTGCCTCCAAGAGGATTCTGGAGGGCATCAGAGAGGATCTGGAAGACTTCAGAGTGGGCTATGACCGTTGGTTCCACGAGTCGGAGCTTTACTCCAGGGGGGAAGTGGCCCGGTACCTGGAAGGGCTCAGGAGCAAGGGTCTTGTTTACGAGCAGGATGAGGCCCTTTGGTTCAAGAGCAGCGATTTCGGAGATGAGAAGGACAGGGTTGTAGTAAGACGGGACGGCCGTACCACTTACCTGGCCTCTGACATAGCCTACCATGCAGATAAGCTGGACAGGGGCTTTGACCGATTGATAGATATCTGGGGTGCAGATCACCACGGTTATGTGCCCAGGATGAAGGGGGTGATAAAGGCTCTGGGAAGGGATCCTTCATGCCTGGATGTGATACTGGTTCAGATGGTGAACCTGGTCAGAAACGGAGTACCCGTGGCCATGTCCACCAGAGCAGGGGAGTTCACGACCTTGAGGGAGGTCATGGATGAGGTGGGAGTGGACGCAGCCCGCTACATATTCCTTACCAGAACCCCGGACAGCCATCTGGACTTTGATCTGGAACTGGCCAAGAAACAGGAAAAGGAAAACCCTGTTTATTATGTGCAGTACGCCCATGCCAGGATTTGCAGCATACTGAGGGAAGCTGCAGAAAGGGGCATAGAGCCCCCAATGCCTGCGGAGGCCAGATTAGAACTCCTGGATCTGCCCGAGGAGTGGGAACTGGTAAAGCATTTGGTGGGCTATCCTGATTTGATCAAGCAGGCCGCTTTGTCCCTGGAGCCCCACCGCATCACCTACTTCCTGGACTCCCTGGCCTCGGATTTCCACTCTTATTACAACCGGGGCTGGATAGATTCCAGAGCCAGAGTGATCTGTTCTGAGCCTGAGCTGACAGGCGCAAGACTTGTTCTCGTGCAGGCTGTAAGACAGGTCTTGGCCAATGCCTTGGAACTCCTTGGAGTCAGCGCACCTGAGCAGATGTGA
- a CDS encoding SPOR domain-containing protein: MLSLSVVMFGLGFLAGSRWAEQKAGESEKVVIGRVVPPQVEVGPPEQETTGGETQEAKIWNILTGQETPSAVLPPPLAKEIKPPSQPKAQVQAQKTPAVPTTPSGKPQQETPSPPTAAGRISQAPLMVQSPSSRFALQVVSVQSREKAEAIVRELNGKGYPLVRITQAEVPGKGTWYRIWMGSFEKKEEAESLKKQVLERERLQAQIVQDKR, translated from the coding sequence ATGCTCTCTTTGTCTGTTGTGATGTTTGGCCTGGGTTTTTTGGCTGGAAGCCGCTGGGCTGAACAAAAGGCCGGGGAGAGTGAAAAGGTTGTGATAGGCAGGGTAGTGCCTCCACAGGTGGAGGTGGGTCCTCCTGAGCAGGAGACGACTGGGGGGGAGACTCAGGAAGCAAAGATCTGGAACATTCTCACAGGCCAGGAGACCCCCTCGGCCGTGCTGCCGCCGCCTTTAGCAAAGGAAATCAAGCCTCCTTCCCAGCCCAAGGCACAGGTGCAGGCTCAGAAAACTCCTGCAGTGCCCACCACCCCTTCTGGCAAGCCTCAGCAGGAAACTCCCTCCCCACCCACGGCTGCGGGTCGCATCTCTCAGGCTCCTTTGATGGTTCAATCCCCATCCTCCAGATTTGCCCTTCAGGTGGTTTCAGTTCAAAGCCGTGAGAAGGCCGAGGCCATAGTCAGGGAGCTAAACGGAAAAGGGTATCCCCTGGTGAGGATCACCCAGGCCGAGGTGCCTGGTAAGGGCACCTGGTACAGGATATGGATGGGAAGCTTTGAAAAAAAGGAAGAGGCCGAGTCCCTAAAAAAGCAGGTCCTGGAAAGAGAGCGTCTTCAGGCCCAGATAGTACAGGACAAGAGATGA
- a CDS encoding CopG family transcriptional regulator produces the protein MPSRLSPGDKVTIKIPRALYERLKLIVQGSGFDSVTDFVVYVLRDLVAAQGEAEKEDLLTADELRAIRRRLRNLGYL, from the coding sequence ATGCCTTCTAGACTCTCGCCTGGAGACAAGGTGACCATAAAGATCCCCAGGGCTCTTTATGAGAGGCTCAAGCTCATTGTGCAGGGCTCGGGGTTTGATTCGGTCACTGATTTCGTGGTTTACGTGCTTAGGGACCTGGTGGCAGCCCAGGGTGAGGCAGAAAAAGAAGATCTCCTTACTGCAGATGAGCTCAGGGCCATCAGACGCAGGCTTCGCAATCTGGGGTATCTTTGA
- a CDS encoding alkaline phosphatase family protein has protein sequence MRAKHRVMLLGLDGVPPELLFHRWSSELPTFSKLTAKSLHGPLRSIDPPITVPAWTCMVTSKDPGQLGCYGFRNRPDHGYGPMKIADSTMVVEPTLWRILSRKNMRSILLGVPQTYPPQPLRGLLAAGFLAPDEKKDFTYPSSLREELDRICGGYMIDVPSFRLQERSSLLRAVEEMTRKRFQAARHLMQTQDWDFFMLVEIGPDRMHHGFWKYFDPRHPGHEPGNPLQEALKEYYKLLDMELESLLELMDPSDTLLVVSDHGARPMMGGIRMNEWLRQRSYLRLHQEVKKPTSWDPSMVDWANTRVWSEGGYYARVFINVKGREPMGTVRPSEYQSFRQELACEIAEMKGPDSKSLGNIVLFPEEIYRVCRGVAPDLMVYPAGLDYRSIGTVGDGDLFTSQNDTGPDDANHDPLGIYMLYEPWKSQGSLPAQREAHLLDVAPTVLDRLGVEPLQQMLGKTIN, from the coding sequence GTGAGGGCAAAACACAGGGTCATGCTCCTGGGACTGGACGGTGTGCCGCCAGAGTTGCTTTTCCACAGGTGGTCTTCAGAGCTTCCCACCTTCTCCAAGCTGACGGCCAAGAGCCTCCACGGTCCCCTCAGAAGCATTGACCCACCCATAACGGTTCCTGCCTGGACCTGCATGGTAACAAGCAAGGACCCAGGTCAGCTGGGCTGCTATGGTTTCAGGAACAGGCCTGACCACGGGTACGGGCCCATGAAAATAGCCGATTCCACCATGGTGGTGGAGCCCACCCTGTGGAGGATTCTCTCCAGGAAGAACATGCGCTCCATACTTTTGGGAGTTCCCCAGACATATCCGCCCCAGCCTCTGAGGGGGCTCCTGGCTGCTGGTTTCCTGGCTCCAGACGAGAAAAAGGATTTCACCTATCCCTCTTCATTGAGAGAGGAGCTGGACAGGATCTGCGGCGGATACATGATAGACGTGCCTTCCTTCCGCCTTCAGGAACGCTCTTCTTTGCTTAGGGCTGTGGAGGAGATGACCAGGAAACGTTTTCAGGCAGCGCGCCACTTGATGCAGACACAGGATTGGGATTTCTTCATGCTGGTGGAAATAGGGCCAGACAGGATGCACCACGGGTTCTGGAAGTACTTCGACCCGCGTCACCCTGGCCATGAACCGGGAAATCCTCTTCAGGAAGCCCTCAAGGAATATTACAAGCTGTTGGACATGGAGCTGGAAAGCCTCTTGGAGCTCATGGATCCGTCTGACACCCTCTTGGTGGTCTCAGACCATGGAGCCAGGCCTATGATGGGCGGCATTCGCATGAACGAGTGGCTGCGCCAGAGGTCCTATCTGAGACTGCATCAGGAGGTCAAGAAGCCCACTTCTTGGGATCCTTCCATGGTGGATTGGGCCAATACCAGGGTCTGGTCCGAAGGTGGGTACTATGCTAGGGTCTTCATCAACGTAAAGGGCAGGGAACCCATGGGCACGGTTCGACCATCTGAGTACCAGAGTTTCCGTCAGGAGCTGGCCTGTGAGATCGCTGAGATGAAAGGACCTGACTCAAAGTCCCTGGGCAACATTGTGCTGTTTCCTGAAGAGATCTACCGGGTGTGCCGCGGGGTGGCCCCTGATCTGATGGTTTACCCAGCAGGCCTGGATTACCGCTCCATAGGCACGGTGGGGGACGGAGATCTCTTTACCAGCCAAAATGATACTGGTCCGGATGATGCCAATCACGACCCATTGGGGATCTACATGCTTTACGAGCCCTGGAAATCCCAGGGTTCCTTGCCTGCCCAGAGAGAGGCCCACCTGCTGGATGTGGCTCCTACTGTGCTGGATCGGCTGGGTGTGGAGCCGCTCCAACAAATGTTAGGAAAAACAATCAATTAG
- the cysC gene encoding adenylyl-sulfate kinase, whose translation MNEGFTVWFTGLTAAGKTTVARLVARELLERGFRVELLDGDEVRKNLSQGLGFSREDRDRNVLRIGYVCKLLSRNGVVAIAAAVSPYRETREKLRADIGNFVEVYVSCPIQVCSERDYKGIYKALQEGRISQVSGLDDPYEEPQNPEVIIRTHQETPEESAAKVITALEELGYVAPKDLGSLGYSEEERLLLEKRLSELGYI comes from the coding sequence ATGAATGAGGGATTTACGGTGTGGTTCACGGGATTGACGGCCGCAGGCAAGACCACGGTGGCACGCCTGGTGGCAAGAGAGCTCCTGGAGAGGGGTTTCAGGGTGGAACTCTTGGACGGGGATGAGGTGAGGAAAAACCTGAGTCAGGGGCTTGGATTCAGCAGGGAGGACCGTGACAGAAATGTGCTTCGCATAGGATATGTGTGCAAGCTTCTAAGCAGAAATGGGGTGGTGGCCATAGCAGCCGCGGTATCACCTTACAGGGAGACCAGGGAGAAGCTTAGGGCAGACATAGGAAATTTTGTGGAGGTCTATGTCAGCTGTCCCATTCAAGTTTGCAGTGAAAGGGATTACAAGGGCATTTACAAGGCCCTGCAGGAGGGCCGGATCTCACAGGTGAGCGGGCTGGACGATCCCTATGAAGAGCCCCAAAACCCGGAGGTCATAATCAGGACCCACCAGGAGACTCCGGAAGAATCCGCAGCCAAGGTGATAACTGCCTTGGAGGAGCTGGGCTACGTGGCCCCAAAGGATCTCGGGTCTTTAGGGTACAGTGAAGAAGAGAGGCTCCTTTTGGAAAAACGCCTCTCGGAGCTGGGTTATATCTAG
- a CDS encoding alkaline phosphatase family protein, translating into MLFWRQSRKRDSRAAQRCFVLGLDGLGMGLLEKLLAQKAMPVLSELMKRASVSKMRSVIPTVSSVAWASYATGVNPGMHNLFGFVDREPNPFRIFIPNATHLRHETLWEALSRSGKRVAVLNVPVSFPPKPVNGVMVGCFLSPSLEKAVYPASLLPMLKEMGYRLDVDAWKARQDLAGFLEELEQILESRFKASFWLMEQESWDFFQLHVMETDRINHFLLGPWEDGEEPWCERFKSFYSRLDSWLGRLLEKLQGEMEKGQLTLILMSDHGFCRLEAEFQVNYWLEKQGYLFFQDNAGRKLQQFLARSRAYSLIPGRVFINLKGREDRGSVTPGAQYEDLRKELAEALLAVRDPSSNKPMVRRVHLREEIYRGPFLDRAPDLVLEPEDGFDPKANTDSASLISKGYISGMHTLEDAFLLRFPGELPKRDFRIQDVAPGIMSLLGQEGALHCEAKGWS; encoded by the coding sequence ATGCTCTTTTGGAGGCAAAGCCGAAAAAGGGACTCCAGGGCTGCCCAACGCTGTTTTGTGCTGGGGCTTGACGGCCTGGGCATGGGGCTTTTGGAGAAACTCTTGGCTCAGAAGGCTATGCCCGTTCTCTCTGAGCTTATGAAAAGGGCCAGCGTGAGCAAGATGCGCTCGGTAATACCCACAGTGTCCTCTGTGGCCTGGGCCTCCTATGCCACTGGCGTGAACCCTGGTATGCACAACTTGTTCGGATTCGTGGACCGGGAGCCCAATCCCTTTAGAATCTTCATACCCAATGCAACCCATCTAAGACATGAAACCCTTTGGGAAGCCTTGAGCCGCTCTGGTAAAAGGGTGGCTGTGCTGAATGTGCCCGTTTCCTTCCCCCCCAAGCCTGTAAATGGAGTGATGGTGGGATGCTTCCTGTCCCCTAGCCTGGAGAAGGCGGTGTATCCTGCTTCCCTTCTGCCCATGCTCAAGGAAATGGGATATCGCCTGGATGTGGACGCCTGGAAGGCCCGCCAGGACCTGGCAGGATTCCTGGAGGAGCTGGAGCAGATACTGGAGAGCAGATTTAAGGCCAGCTTCTGGCTGATGGAGCAGGAATCCTGGGATTTTTTCCAGCTCCATGTGATGGAGACAGACAGGATAAATCATTTCCTCCTGGGGCCTTGGGAAGATGGAGAGGAGCCCTGGTGTGAAAGATTCAAGTCTTTTTATTCCAGGCTGGACTCCTGGCTGGGAAGACTCTTGGAGAAATTGCAGGGAGAAATGGAAAAAGGACAACTGACCCTGATCCTCATGTCCGATCACGGCTTTTGCAGGTTGGAGGCCGAGTTTCAGGTGAACTATTGGCTGGAGAAGCAAGGCTATTTGTTTTTCCAGGACAATGCAGGCAGAAAGCTCCAGCAGTTCCTAGCTCGAAGCAGAGCCTACAGCCTCATACCGGGCAGGGTATTCATCAACCTCAAGGGTCGTGAGGACAGAGGTTCTGTGACTCCAGGGGCACAGTACGAAGATCTGAGAAAGGAATTGGCAGAGGCCCTTTTGGCAGTGCGTGATCCATCGAGCAATAAACCCATGGTGCGAAGGGTTCACCTCAGGGAGGAAATTTACAGAGGGCCTTTTTTGGACAGAGCCCCGGACTTGGTCCTGGAACCAGAGGACGGATTCGATCCCAAGGCAAACACAGATAGCGCCTCTTTGATCTCCAAGGGATACATATCGGGAATGCATACACTAGAAGACGCCTTCCTGCTTAGATTCCCTGGGGAGCTCCCCAAGAGAGATTTCAGGATCCAGGATGTGGCCCCAGGCATAATGAGTCTCCTGGGGCAGGAAGGAGCCCTACACTGCGAGGCAAAGGGCTGGTCCTAG
- a CDS encoding 3-keto-5-aminohexanoate cleavage protein, which yields MEKLIITVAPTGSVPKKKDNPHVPVTPQEVIECALACEEKGASILHIHARDAQENPSDDPAFFQEVVEGLRGRSRLILQVSTGGRAGSNLESRMKRLQVKPEMASLTTGSVNFPKSVYMNPPELIEGLAQEMLRLGIKPEMEIFDLSMIYNAVALLKKGLAREPLHFNFVMGLKGAVPATIDHLVYMRRCLPEGSTWTVSGIAASQLSMALHAILMGGHVRVGLEDNLLLRKGELATNQALVERVAGWSRQLGREVASPDEARAILGLG from the coding sequence ATGGAGAAATTGATAATAACTGTTGCTCCCACAGGTTCGGTACCCAAGAAGAAAGACAATCCCCATGTGCCAGTTACTCCCCAAGAGGTCATAGAGTGCGCCTTGGCCTGCGAAGAGAAAGGTGCCTCCATACTTCACATCCACGCCAGGGACGCCCAGGAAAACCCATCCGATGACCCGGCCTTTTTCCAGGAGGTGGTGGAAGGCTTAAGGGGCAGGAGCCGACTCATTCTACAGGTATCCACCGGAGGCAGGGCTGGCAGCAATCTGGAAAGCCGAATGAAACGTCTACAGGTGAAGCCAGAGATGGCCAGCCTTACCACAGGCTCGGTGAACTTTCCCAAGAGCGTGTACATGAATCCTCCGGAGCTCATAGAGGGTCTGGCCCAGGAGATGCTCAGGCTGGGCATCAAGCCAGAGATGGAGATCTTTGATCTCAGCATGATTTACAATGCTGTTGCCTTGCTCAAGAAAGGCCTTGCAAGAGAGCCTCTTCACTTCAACTTCGTGATGGGGCTAAAAGGGGCTGTGCCCGCCACTATAGATCACCTGGTCTACATGAGAAGGTGTTTGCCCGAAGGCAGCACATGGACTGTCTCTGGCATAGCGGCCTCACAGCTATCCATGGCCTTACACGCCATCCTCATGGGAGGCCATGTGAGGGTGGGTCTGGAGGACAATCTGCTGCTTAGAAAAGGAGAACTGGCCACCAATCAGGCCCTGGTTGAAAGGGTGGCCGGCTGGAGCCGCCAGCTGGGAAGGGAGGTGGCCAGCCCCGATGAGGCCAGGGCTATATTGGGGCTGGGCTAA
- a CDS encoding sensor domain-containing diguanylate cyclase translates to MGSEADFLPSRSGRSSMYMRQLMACLEMGKALTSTFDMEEILHTVLSKLSLLVPARNWSLLLLEPDSASLRFEVAVGLAPELLRDLRIPLGEGIAGTVALIGEPILVKDVGSDPRFSDRVDRLSGFKTKELICLPLKIKDKVIGVVEIVNPQDSWLFEPGSITILSILADYLAIAIGNSMNYKKIATLSITDTVTGCYNTRFLHEYLEDILKPGLHEAPQVSLVFVDMDEFKKVVDTHGHLLGSQVLKEVAHVMASRLGPQDRLVRYGGDEFVILMEGCPKSKAVERVQEIRKCLAQTSFLKELGLCIRVTASFGLATYPQDASSKDELMRLADQCMFSSKERGKDKVTVYGPS, encoded by the coding sequence ATGGGCTCTGAGGCTGATTTCCTCCCAAGCCGATCAGGCAGGAGTTCCATGTACATGAGACAGCTCATGGCTTGTCTAGAGATGGGCAAAGCCTTGACCTCCACCTTTGATATGGAGGAGATTCTCCACACGGTTCTCTCCAAGCTTTCTCTGCTAGTGCCTGCCAGGAATTGGTCATTGCTATTGCTGGAGCCAGATAGCGCTTCCTTGCGATTCGAGGTGGCTGTGGGGCTGGCCCCCGAGCTTCTCAGGGATCTGAGAATCCCTCTGGGAGAGGGTATAGCAGGCACCGTGGCCCTGATCGGAGAGCCCATCTTGGTCAAGGACGTGGGTTCAGATCCCCGATTCAGTGATAGGGTGGACAGGTTGAGCGGCTTTAAGACCAAGGAGTTGATATGCCTTCCCCTTAAGATCAAGGACAAGGTCATAGGGGTGGTAGAAATAGTGAATCCACAGGATTCATGGCTTTTTGAACCTGGGTCCATCACCATTCTGTCCATACTGGCAGACTATCTGGCCATAGCCATAGGCAACTCCATGAATTACAAGAAGATAGCGACTCTATCCATCACCGACACCGTGACAGGATGTTACAACACCAGGTTTCTCCATGAGTATCTGGAGGATATCCTTAAGCCAGGTCTCCATGAGGCCCCTCAAGTGAGCCTTGTCTTTGTGGACATGGACGAGTTCAAGAAGGTGGTGGATACCCATGGGCATCTCCTGGGAAGCCAGGTGCTTAAGGAAGTGGCCCATGTGATGGCCTCCAGGCTGGGTCCTCAGGATCGGCTGGTGCGGTACGGAGGGGACGAGTTCGTGATCCTGATGGAGGGATGTCCCAAGAGCAAGGCTGTTGAACGGGTCCAAGAGATCAGAAAATGCCTGGCCCAGACCTCTTTTCTCAAGGAACTTGGTCTGTGTATCCGGGTCACGGCCAGCTTCGGCCTGGCCACTTATCCCCAGGACGCATCCAGCAAGGATGAGCTCATGCGCCTGGCAGACCAGTGCATGTTCTCCAGTAAAGAGAGGGGAAAGGACAAGGTGACTGTTTATGGCCCGAGCTGA